The following are encoded together in the Citrus sinensis cultivar Valencia sweet orange chromosome 1, DVS_A1.0, whole genome shotgun sequence genome:
- the LOC102631049 gene encoding 12-oxophytodienoate reductase 3, producing MAETTANDSRLFTPYNMGKFNLSHRVVLAPMTRCRALNGIPGPALATYYQQRSTPGGFLISEGTAVSPTAPGFPHVPGIYTEEQVEAWKKVVDAVHAKGAIIFCQLWHVGRASHQVYQPGGAAPISSTNEPISRRWRILMPDGSYATYPNPQALQTSEIPEVIDQYRQAALNAIQAGFDGIEIHGAHGYLIDQFLKDGINDRTDEYGGSIENRCRFLMQLVREVIVAIGADRVGVRMSPAIDHLDATDSDPLGLGLAVIQGLNKLQIDQGAKLTYLHVTQPRYTAYGQTESGRPGTEDEEAQLLRTWRRSYQGTFICSGGFTRELGIQALAEDGADLVAYGRLFISNPDLVLRFKLNAPLNKYVRKTFYTHDPIVGYTDYPFLSKANKGQATLSRL from the exons ATGGCAGAAACTACAGCGAATGACAGCAGGCTCTTTACTCCATACAATATGGGCAAGTTCAATCTCTCTCACAG GGTGGTGCTTGCGCCGATGACAAGATGCAGAGCTTTGAATGGGATTCCAGGGCCAGCTTTGGCTACTTACTATCAGCAGAGGTCAACGCCTGGCGGCTTTCTCATCTCTGAAGGCACTGCGGTCTCTCCTACGGCTCCCGG TTTTCCACATGTCCCAGGAATTTACACAGAGGAACAAGTAGAGGCGTGGAAGAAGGTGGTAGATGCGGTTCATGCTAAGGGGGCCATCATTTTCTGTCAACTCTGGCATGTTGGCCGTGCTTCCCATCAAG TTTATCAACCTGGTGGAGCTGCTCCAATATCATCAACGAACGAGCCCATTTCAAGGAGGTGGAGAATTCTTATGCCAGATGGGTCTTATGCCACATACCCCAACCCGCAAGCCTTGCAAACCTCTGAAATACCTGAGGTGATAGACCAATACCGCCAGGCAGCACTCAATGCTATTCAAGCAG GTTTTGATGGAATTGAAATCCATGGAGCACATGGCTATCTAATTGACCAATTTTTGAAGGATGGAATCAATGACCGAACAGATGAGTATGGTGGATCAATTGAAAATCGTTGCAGATTCTTAATGCAGTTGGTTCGAGAAGTTATTGTAGCTATTGGTGCAGATCGAGTTGGCGTGAGAATGTCACCTGCAATTGACCACCTTGATGCTACAGACTCTGATCCACTCGGTCTAGGCTTGGCGGTTATTCAAGGACTTAACAAGCTCCAGATAGATCAGGGTGCAAAACTCACTTATTTGCATGTGACACAGCCTCGATACACTGCTTATGGCCAGACAGAATCAGGCAGACCTGGcactgaagatgaagaagctCAGCTATTGAGGACTTGGAGAAGGTCTTATCAGGGAACTTTTATTTGTAGTGGTGGCTTCACTCGGGAGCTAGGGATCCAAGCTTTGGCAGAAGATGGTGCTGATTTGGTAGCCTATGGTCGTCTTTTTATCTCAAACCCAGACTTAGTCTTGAGATTCAAGCTTAATGCACCTTTAAACAAGTATGTCAGGAAGACATTCTACACTCATGATCCTATTGTTGGTTACACGGACTATCCTTTCCTGAGCAAAGCAAATAAAGGCCAGGCAACACTATCACGCCTTTGA